A single window of Candidatus Rhabdochlamydia oedothoracis DNA harbors:
- a CDS encoding Fic family protein encodes MPWNWELPDWPQFSYHLDQIALKERQFLLEVDTACAFLKNIGDQEYSRFVVEILSLEGLESARIEGEFLDRESLQSSIKQHFSLRASPNQETNKESRMAKLLCDVYQSFDQPLTQEMLFRWHFELFNNQSNIDCGRYRTHIEPMQIVSHRYGSSKVFFEAPSSVKVPNEMAAFINWFNSTNALLSILGKAAIAHVYFESIHPFKDGNGRIGRVLVEKVLSQGIGHPVLIAVSKVLEKQKKEYYTAIERCNRTLEIDHWIAFFADVILQAQSQSMNLLCFLIEKSKLLTALSGRLNPRQEKVLLRMFAEGLSGFQGGLSADNYIVIAKTSRATATRDLADLVHKRALVKTGELRHTRYWLNLPIRINPLL; translated from the coding sequence ATGCCCTGGAACTGGGAATTACCCGACTGGCCCCAATTTAGCTACCATCTCGACCAAATAGCTTTAAAAGAAAGGCAGTTTCTTTTAGAAGTAGACACTGCCTGCGCCTTTCTAAAAAATATAGGAGATCAGGAATACAGCCGGTTTGTCGTAGAGATTCTTAGTTTGGAGGGTTTAGAAAGTGCGAGAATTGAAGGAGAGTTTCTTGATAGAGAAAGCTTGCAATCATCGATTAAACAACACTTTAGCTTACGTGCATCTCCCAACCAAGAGACCAATAAAGAATCTCGAATGGCTAAACTTCTTTGTGATGTTTATCAATCCTTTGATCAACCATTGACTCAAGAGATGCTCTTTAGATGGCATTTCGAACTGTTTAATAATCAATCAAATATTGATTGTGGAAGATATCGCACTCATATTGAACCCATGCAGATTGTTTCTCATCGATATGGCTCTTCAAAGGTTTTTTTTGAAGCTCCCTCATCAGTAAAAGTTCCCAATGAAATGGCAGCATTCATTAATTGGTTTAATTCTACAAATGCATTGCTATCTATTCTAGGAAAAGCGGCCATTGCTCATGTGTATTTTGAGAGCATTCACCCTTTTAAAGACGGAAACGGCAGAATTGGCCGTGTTTTAGTGGAAAAGGTTCTTTCTCAAGGCATTGGACACCCGGTATTAATTGCTGTTTCAAAAGTATTAGAAAAACAAAAAAAAGAATACTATACAGCTATTGAAAGATGTAATCGCACTCTAGAAATAGATCATTGGATTGCATTTTTTGCAGATGTGATCTTGCAGGCTCAAAGTCAATCGATGAACCTTCTTTGCTTTTTGATTGAAAAATCAAAGCTGTTGACAGCTCTTTCTGGACGACTCAATCCACGTCAGGAAAAGGTTTTATTGAGGATGTTTGCAGAGGGCCTAAGCGGTTTTCAAGGGGGATTGAGTGCTGATAACTATATTGTGATAGCAAAGACCTCTAGAGCAACAGCAACACGCGATTTAGCAGACCTAGTTCATAAAAGGGCCTTAGTAAAAACCGGAGAGCTTCGCCACACCCGTTATTGGTTAAACCTGCCCATAAGAATTAATCCTCTTCTTTAA
- a CDS encoding DEAD/DEAH box helicase, which produces MSELFYHLDISQKSQMVITLPKKFSQRKETLLAAKSLLEKNALDLLWKQLPTHVEEGIRFLISSGIAFELLKLLSGTGRLLYKGQKIIIDPFTKAEGFIQAKALNETQVEICARFKLGRQEEPLASCTAVFWGSPQWILYAGVVRLLDTEVSLKWLKIPETILQKKELQEFLEEKEGITWLEEISNDPLPFICLTDRHGGFANLWFDYGIRGKIPAFEEKEFFWRKKTLEKQWEQDLLETDFSKKKVGDSSYYCPLDKVAKSITFLIEIGWKVFDHQNKQVVCLGQETLLLEERPQAWLVRAEFDYQGHRANLQQVIGAFNRRSCFVELAAHTVGLIDLKKIEEKWADLSELEFDQEGVYLPFRQLGLLSEEKNPLEIFKHLNHALQPVVLGEKFKGQLFTYQNQGLIWLSFLEKNQVGGLLADEMGLGKTIQVIAFLSQLELKQSCLIVVPTSLLFNWQNECARFFPSCPIRIHAGKERIKTLPSIPSIILTSYAVLRIDQVLFTSLDFQLVILDEAQVIKNPDSQIAEVCFQLRSKMRVAITGTPIENRLEDFFSLFYFLNPGLLGERKQFQAEALASQVDSRYLKRIQKLIRPFILRRTKKQVALDLPEKLEQTIWVEMSEEQRNIYEKYLQSTRVKLRSKGTNQQMQILEAILRLRQICAHPLLVDPTAQDLYQYSGKFSKVMADLAEVIEEKRKVLFYSQFTSMLHLMKKEAQNRNWKYVYLDGSTKNREQVVSQFQEDDQTLLFFISLKAGGVGLNLTKADYVFLYDPWWNIAIENQAIDRAHRLGRSNQVIARRYVTALSIEEKIMGLKKHKQQLSQTLMEDLSNIEALSLEDLIHLLD; this is translated from the coding sequence GTGTCAGAGCTATTTTATCATTTAGATATTTCTCAAAAATCTCAAATGGTTATTACACTACCAAAAAAATTTTCCCAGAGAAAAGAAACCTTGCTAGCAGCTAAATCCCTTTTAGAAAAAAACGCACTAGATCTTTTATGGAAACAATTACCTACCCATGTAGAAGAGGGAATAAGGTTTCTTATCTCCTCAGGAATTGCATTTGAATTACTTAAGCTTCTTAGTGGCACAGGTAGATTGCTCTATAAAGGACAAAAGATCATTATCGATCCTTTTACAAAGGCAGAAGGATTTATTCAAGCAAAAGCCTTAAATGAGACACAAGTAGAAATCTGTGCAAGATTTAAGCTTGGTAGACAAGAAGAGCCTTTGGCCAGCTGTACAGCTGTTTTTTGGGGAAGTCCTCAATGGATTCTCTATGCTGGAGTTGTACGTCTATTAGACACAGAAGTGTCTTTAAAATGGCTAAAAATTCCAGAGACTATCTTACAAAAAAAAGAACTACAGGAGTTTCTAGAAGAAAAAGAGGGCATAACCTGGTTAGAAGAAATTTCAAACGATCCTTTGCCTTTTATTTGTTTAACAGATCGACATGGAGGATTTGCCAATTTATGGTTTGATTATGGAATACGAGGAAAAATACCAGCTTTTGAAGAAAAAGAGTTTTTTTGGCGTAAAAAGACCCTAGAAAAGCAATGGGAACAAGACCTATTAGAAACCGATTTTAGCAAAAAAAAAGTGGGGGATTCTTCTTATTATTGTCCGCTAGATAAAGTAGCCAAAAGTATTACATTTTTAATTGAAATCGGCTGGAAAGTATTTGATCATCAAAACAAGCAAGTGGTTTGTTTAGGACAAGAAACCCTATTGTTAGAAGAGCGCCCTCAAGCTTGGCTTGTACGCGCTGAGTTTGATTATCAAGGTCATAGAGCTAATTTACAACAGGTAATAGGGGCTTTTAATCGTAGATCTTGCTTTGTAGAATTAGCTGCTCATACAGTCGGTCTAATCGATTTGAAAAAAATAGAAGAGAAATGGGCAGATCTTTCAGAGTTAGAGTTTGATCAAGAAGGAGTCTACCTTCCCTTTAGGCAATTAGGATTGCTCTCTGAGGAAAAGAATCCTCTAGAGATCTTTAAGCACTTAAATCATGCTCTTCAACCAGTTGTTCTAGGAGAGAAATTCAAAGGGCAACTGTTCACTTATCAGAATCAAGGGTTGATCTGGCTTTCTTTTCTAGAGAAAAATCAAGTAGGGGGGCTTTTAGCTGATGAAATGGGTTTAGGTAAAACCATCCAAGTAATAGCCTTTCTTTCACAACTAGAGCTCAAACAATCTTGTTTGATTGTAGTTCCTACGTCTTTATTATTTAATTGGCAAAATGAATGTGCTCGGTTTTTTCCTAGCTGCCCGATTCGTATACATGCAGGCAAAGAGAGAATAAAAACCCTTCCCTCTATCCCATCAATCATTCTTACTTCCTATGCTGTTTTACGTATAGACCAGGTATTGTTTACCTCTTTAGATTTTCAACTGGTTATCTTAGATGAAGCACAAGTCATTAAAAACCCAGATAGTCAAATAGCTGAAGTCTGTTTTCAGCTGCGATCAAAGATGCGAGTGGCTATTACAGGGACACCTATAGAAAATAGACTAGAGGATTTCTTCTCGCTTTTTTATTTTCTTAATCCAGGCTTATTAGGTGAGCGTAAACAGTTTCAAGCAGAAGCGCTTGCATCTCAAGTAGACAGTCGTTATTTAAAGCGCATACAAAAGCTCATCAGGCCGTTTATTTTGCGTCGCACAAAAAAGCAAGTAGCGCTTGATCTTCCAGAAAAACTCGAACAGACCATTTGGGTAGAAATGAGCGAAGAGCAGCGCAACATTTATGAAAAATATCTACAGTCCACGCGTGTTAAGCTCCGATCAAAAGGTACCAATCAACAAATGCAGATTTTAGAAGCCATTTTGCGCCTAAGGCAAATTTGCGCCCACCCTTTGCTAGTAGATCCTACTGCCCAAGATCTCTATCAATACAGCGGGAAGTTTTCCAAAGTTATGGCTGATTTAGCAGAAGTGATAGAAGAAAAGAGAAAGGTTCTTTTTTATAGTCAATTCACTTCAATGCTACATTTGATGAAAAAAGAGGCTCAAAATCGGAATTGGAAGTACGTCTATTTAGATGGGAGCACAAAAAATCGAGAACAGGTTGTATCTCAGTTTCAAGAAGACGACCAAACCCTTCTTTTTTTTATTAGCTTAAAAGCAGGAGGAGTTGGTTTAAATTTGACCAAAGCCGACTATGTCTTCCTGTATGACCCTTGGTGGAATATAGCAATAGAGAATCAAGCTATTGATCGAGCCCACAGGTTAGGAAGGTCTAACCAAGTGATTGCTAGGCGTTATGTAACCGCTTTAAGCATTGAGGAGAAAATCATGGGCCTTAAAAAACATAAGCAACAGCTCTCTCAAACCCTTATGGAAGATTTAAGCAATATAGAAGCCCTTTCTTTAGAAGATTTGATCCATCTACTAGATTAA